The following proteins are co-located in the Phocoena phocoena chromosome 1, mPhoPho1.1, whole genome shotgun sequence genome:
- the LOC136118363 gene encoding LOW QUALITY PROTEIN: keratin-associated protein 3-3-like (The sequence of the model RefSeq protein was modified relative to this genomic sequence to represent the inferred CDS: substituted 1 base at 1 genomic stop codon) — MARRASRYCRSVHTGPATTTCPSEKCCRCGVCLPSICPHMVXLPEPTCYDSCPPPCRIPRPRVPACFVLNSSPPTLGLETLSLTTFTQPCCELCIPSCR, encoded by the coding sequence ATGGCTCGCCGTGCTTCCCGTTACTGCCGCAGTGTCCACACCGGCCCTGCCACCACCACCTGCCCATCTGAAAAATGCTGCCGATGCGGAGTCTGCCTGCCCAGCATCTGCCCACACATGGTTTAGTTACCGGAGCCAACCTGCTATGACAGCTGTCCCCCACCATGCCGCATTCCTCGGCCCCGTGTGCCCGCCTGCTTCGTGCTCAACTCATCCCCGCCTACCCTGGGCCTGGAGACCCTCAGCCTCACAACCTTCACTCAGCCCTGCTGTGAGCTCTGCATCCCAAGCTGCCGCTGA